The following are from one region of the Aquirufa lenticrescens genome:
- a CDS encoding FtsL-like putative cell division protein, protein MATPIEPTEAGPKRISSPKKEGIFDSIFNIDYFTGGELPVMWVKRIAFVAFLTLINIYYSMLADGKLHQIQKEKSALEEDRADYTTQKAEYMKVSKQTNLEETLKRYQIGVSTLPPTKIIIQVNKEQ, encoded by the coding sequence ATGGCAACACCCATCGAACCGACAGAAGCAGGTCCTAAGCGAATCTCTTCGCCCAAGAAGGAAGGGATTTTCGATTCCATTTTCAATATCGATTATTTCACGGGAGGCGAATTGCCGGTGATGTGGGTAAAGCGCATCGCCTTTGTGGCTTTTTTGACCCTTATCAATATTTATTATTCGATGCTGGCTGACGGTAAGTTGCACCAAATTCAGAAAGAAAAAAGTGCTTTAGAGGAAGATCGCGCTGATTATACGACACAAAAAGCGGAATATATGAAGGTGAGCAAGCAAACGAATTTGGAAGAGACATTAAAGCGTTATCAAATCGGGGTGAGTACGCTTCCACCCACTAAAATCATCATTCAAGTCAATAAAGAGCAATAA